A single Anopheles funestus chromosome 2RL, idAnoFuneDA-416_04, whole genome shotgun sequence DNA region contains:
- the LOC125763284 gene encoding neurofibromin isoform X5: MATQKPGEWANSLLARFEEQLPYRTGPHGTQARLSIDETMNCLIQISRYRFSLVISGLTKMLQRVNEIFIILQFQPPACRGHEPERCCYDSLIIILETLERCLSGQSKDTARFEEAMNVKLLLREICQFIDIQNENNQNATSLKALASKVLFALSQNHFGAVFNRISARLQELSTCAEENPDYSDIELIQHIDLDVHRLTKLLTETIQKFKSLKKSAHMILLSSLEKALWNWIEFHPKEFEDLQRNPNDELSKCCETFFDILDSYSENKKARAAVWPLQIMLLILSPKVLEEIVNADSGAPCSPRHLKKKHFMEGIKKGLGAHASSKQSTESAAIACVKLCKASTYININDSNNVTFQLVQSVINDLKALLFNPAKPFSRGQGFNFQDIDLMIDCWVSCFRIKPHNNEALKVCLSLNSPPAYHFVIVSSLLKIVTQARLPWWPQIDLVYARSGELRGLFTDTLNKATQGYIAHTPLRMITSLTLKSKDAQSRLTRPDEGPAHKALLLLMVRLIHADPMLLLNSLGKAGHEVQSSTLELINGLVSLVHQPTMPDVAQEAMEALLALHSPDKIEVWNPEAPINTFWDVSSQVLFSISQKLIQHQIANYTDVLKWLREILICRNTFLQRHKDYANVGSQIAICRQAHIKLEVVFFMYLWSVDLDAVMVSLSCFGLLCEEAEIRSGSDELTVGFILPNYHLYQELSHTSATLTSPQNAESRYSFFEHLHGRVTLQRNIMSLLRKIEHCVNGVQPAWEETFRNWEVTSKLLQNYPKGKPEEGQAEVFHRSMGKRRASHQSSEHDLEEQITEWANMTWFLLALGGVCLQKPRNQRQTAQGYNLPLGTAGPSLMQSTTSLSSSSSGRGSMHPIMGSLVSSIGPGSSQEVQYCPVTQFIGQLLRLLVCNNEKFGPQIQKHVKELVGQEMSAQLYPILFDQIRSIVEKFFDQQGQVVVTDINTQFIEHTIYIMKSVLDGRQSKDQNDQPANAEHLGVTSIENLMLAIVRYVRHLDMTVHAIHIKTKLCQLVEVMMKRRDDLAFRQEMKFRNKLVEYLTDWVMGTSHQIAPPGSGDVTIITRDLDQACMEAVAALLRGLPLQPEESDRGDLMDAKSALFLKYFTLFMNLLNDCVDGSEADKDTNNPPLLPPRPRVAAGKLTALRNATIQAMSNLLSANIDSGLMHSIDLGYNPDLQTRAAFMEVLTQILQQGTEFDTLAESVMADRFEQLVQLVTMISDKGELPIAMALASVVTTSQMDELARVLVTLFDAKHLLSPLLWNMFYREVEVSDCMQTLFRGNSLGSKIMAFCFKIYGASYLQGLLEPLIRPLLEEPTSSFEVDPARIEPSEDIEVNRKNLIALTQKVFDAIVNSADRFPPQLRSMCHCLYQVLSKRFPNLLQNNIGAVGTVIFLRFINPAIVSPQELGIVGKQVPTQIKRGLMLMSKILQNIANHVEFSKEQHMLCFNDFLRAHFEAGRRFFIQIASDCETVDQTSHSMSFISDANVLALHRLLWSHQERIGDYLSSSRDHKAVGRRPFDKMATLLAYLGPPEHKPVDSHLLFSSYARWSSIDMSSTNFEEIMVKHQMHEKEEFKTLKSMNIFYQAGTSKAGNPVFYYIARRYKIGETNGDLLIYHVILTLKPFCHSPFEVVIDFTHTCSDNRFRTEFLQKWFYVLPEVAYENLYAAYIYNCNSWVREYTKFHDRILAPLKGCRKLIFLDSPAKLNDVIDPEQQKLPGATLSLDEDLKVFNNALKLSHKDTKVAIKVGPTALQITSAEKTKVLAHSVLLNDVYYASEIEEVCLVDDNQFTLSIANESSQLSFIHNDCDNIVQAIIHIRNRWELSQPDSVTVHQKIRPKDVPGTLLNMALLNLGSSDPNLRTAAYNQLCALTATFDLKIEGQLLETQGLCIPSNNTIFIKSVSETLATNEPHLTLEFLEECIQGFQRSTIELKHLCLEYMTPWLANLVRFCKPSDEGKRQKQVALILEKLINLTIEQKEMYPSIQAKIWGSIGQIPELIDMVLDNFIHKSVSSGLGSPQVEIMADTAVALASANVQLVAKKVIGRLCRVMDKTCHSPTQYLEQHMMWDDIAILARYLLMLSFNNCLDVARHLPYLFHTVTFLVCTGSLSMRASTHGLVINIIHSLCTCTKPSFSEETQRVLRLSLDEFSLPKFYLLFGISKVKSAAVTAFRSSCRHPNDRWLGNERVSQAPPADRERLALPSLEVITEALLEIMEACMRDIPDCDWLQTWTSLAKSFAFCFNPALQPRALIVFGCISKSVTDQDVKQLLRILVKALESFNDIILLEALVMCLTRLQPLLRPESPIHRALFWVAVSVLQLDESTLYAAGLALLEQNLHTLNSQQLFDNQNIADVMMATREPLEWHFKQLDHAVGLSFKSNFHFALVGHLLKGFRHPTPTTVSRTSRVLTMLLGIVAKPHRRDKFEVTPDSVAYLTALVCFSEEVRSRCHVKHTVPRWPVESGGSGDSGSGSSSDPSAPNSAGGGPLSGGSSAVTSSTSGGNSVRRQKSWDMLDQSAIQYARQSHKVQQHQERGSRSSVSNESNVLLDPEVLPDSSTQALVLTVLATLVKYTTDEAETRVLYQYLAEGSIVFPKVFPVIHSLLDQKVNNVLSVSNDQIVLASVQSIIQNMLASEDASQQPLHFLQSCGFGGLWRFAGPFTKYNMMVESSELFVNFLEAMVETCLPVEETTPMPPSPRPYNLSSSLSSLTLGSPTDKESLDHDGFSGSVSSLRRASCSKARTGTKHRFIDSPTHNI, translated from the exons ATGGCTACACAAAAACCGGGCGAATGGGCCAACTCACTGTTGGCCCGTTTTGAGGAGCAG CTTCCGTACCGTACTGGACCACATGGTACCCAGGCACGACTCAGCATTGATGAAACGATGAACTGCTTGATACAGATATCCCGCTACCGCTTTTCTTTGGTTATTTCCGGCTTGACGAAAATGTTGCAGCGCGTGAACGAAATT tttattattttacagtTTCAACCGCCTGCCTGCCGCGGTCATGAACCGGAACGCTGTTGCTATGATTCGCTGATCATAATTTTAGAAACACTGGAACGCTGTCTATCCGGTCAGTCAAAGGATACAGCACGCTTCGAAGAAGCGATGAATGTGAAGCTGCTTTTGAGAGAAATTTGTCAGTTTATCG atattcaaaatgaaaacaatcagAATGCAACATCACTAAAGGCACTTGCATCGAAAGTGCTCTTTGCACTATCACAAAATCATTTCGGTGCCGTGTTCAATCGCATATCGGCCCGGCTGCAAGAACTAAGCACTTGTGCGGAAGAAAATCCCGACTACAGTGACATCGAGCTAATACAGCACATCGATTTGGACGTACACCGGCTGACAAAGCTTCTAACGGAAACGatccaaaaatttaaatcgttGAAAAAATCTGCCCACATGATACTTCTCAGTTCGCTAGAAAAAGCGCTCTGGAACTGGATCGAGTTTCATCCAAAGGAGTTCGAAGACCTGCAACGAAACCCGAATGACGAGTTAAGCAAATGTTGCGAAACATTTTTTGACATACTGGATTCATATTCGGAAAACAAGAAGGCTCGAGCTGCCGTCTGGCCGTTGCAGATAATGCTGCTCATACTTAGCCCGAAAGTGCTAGAGGAGATTGTGAATGCCGATTCTGGTGCTCCGTGCTCACCACGTCatctaaaaaagaaacattttatgGAAGGCATCAAGAAGGGGCTAGGAGCACACGCGTCATCGAAACAATCAACCGAATCGGCCGCTATCGCATGTGTGAAGTTGTGCAAAGCGTCTACTTACATCAACATAAATGATTCGAACAACGTCACGTTTCAGCTCGTGCAAAGCGTCATTAACGACCTAAAGGCGCTGCTGTTCAATCCAGCGAAACCGTTCTCCCGTGGACAAGGTTTCAATTTTCAGGATATCGATCTCATGATCGATTGCTGGGTATCCTGCTTTCGCATAAAACCACACAATAATGAGGCGCTCAAAGTGTGCCTCAGTCTAAACTCTCCACCGGCTTATCACTTTGTCATCGTAAGTTCGCTGTTGAAAATCGTCACACAAGCCCGCTTACCGTGGTGGCCACAGATCGATCTTGTGTATGCTAGATCAGGAGAACTGCGAGGCCTATTCACGGATACGCTAAATAAAGCAACCCAAGGCTACATAGCACATACTCCGCTGCGAATGATCACTTCGTTGACACTTAAATCCAAAGATGCCCAGAGCCGATTGACAAGACCAGATGAAGGGCCGGCCCATAAAGCGTTACTGTTGCTCATGGTGCGTCTCATCCATGCCGACCCGATGTTGCTGTTAAACAGCCTCGGTAAGGCGGGACACGAGGTGCAAAGCTCTACGCTCGAGCTAATCAATGGGCTCGTGTCGCTCGTCCATCAACCAACCATGCCAGACGTTGCACAGGAAGCGATGGAAGCTTTACTAGCGCTTCACTCACCTGATAAGATTGAAGTATGGAACCCGGAGGCTCCTATCAATACGTTCTGGGACGTGAGCTCGCAGGTACTGTTTTCGATTTCGCAAAAGCTAATTCAGCATCAGATTGCCAACTACACAGACGTGCTCAAGTGGCTCCGCGAGATACTGATTTGTCGAAATACGTTCCTGCAAAGGCACAAGGATTACGCAAACGTTGGAAGCCAGATTGCAATTTGTCGCCAAGCGCATATAAAGCTCGAGGTTGTATTCTTCATGTATCTGTGGTCCGTTGATTTGGATGCGGTGATGGTATCACTCTCCTGCTTCGGTTTGCTCTGTGAAGAAGCCGAAATACGGTCCGGTTCTGATGAGCTTACGGtcggttttattttaccaAACTATCACCTCTATCAAGAGCTTTCCCATACGTCAGCAACATTGACCTCGCCACAAAATGCCGAATCGCGCTACAGCTTTTTCGAACATCTGCACGGTCGCGTAACACTGCAACGCAATATAATGTCGCTGTTGCGTAAGATTGAGCATTGTGTCAACGGGGTTCAGCCGGCGTGGGAAGAAACATTTCGCAACTGGGAGGTGACGAGTAAGCTGTTACAAAATTACCCGAAAGGTAAACCGGAAGAGGGACAGGCAGAAGTTTTTCACCGTAGTATGGGGAAAAGACGAGCAAGTCACCAAAGTTCGGAACATGATCTCGAAGAACAAATTACGGAATGGGCTAACATGACATGGTTTCTACTGGCACTCGGTGGCGTCTGTCTGCAGAAACCTCGAAATCAACGACAAACGGCCCAAGGATACAACCTTCCACTAGGAACGGCTGGACCTTCGTTGATGCAATCGACAACCTCTCTATCCAGTTCGAGCTCGGGCCGTGGCTCGATGCATCCAATCATGGGATCGCTAGTATCATCGATCGGGCCAGGCAGCAGTCAGGAAGTTCAGTATTGTCCCGTAACACAGTTCATCGGTCAACTTCTTCGATTGCTCGTGTGCAACAATGAAAAGTTTGGTCCCCAGATCCAGAAGCACGTGAAGGAACTTGTCGGACAGGAAATGTCGGCCCAACTTTACCCAATCCTTTTCGATCAGATCCGATCGATTGTGGAAAAGTTCTTCGATCAGCAGGGTCAAGTTGTCGTGACGGATATTAATACGCAGTTTATCGAGCACACAATCTACATTATGAAATCAGTGCTAGATGGTCGACAAAGCAAGGATCAGAATGATCAACCAGCGAACGCGGAGCATCTCGGCGTAACCAgcattgaaaatttaatgctAGCAATCGTGCGCTATGTGCGGCATCTGGATATGACCGTACATGCAATTCACATCAAGACCAAGCTCTGTCAACTGGTAGAAGTGATGATGAAGCGTCGCGATGATCTTGCTTTCCGTCAGGAGATGAAATTCCGCAACAAGCTCGTAGAATATCTAACCGATTGGGTTATGGGTACATCGCACCAGATAGCTCCTCCCGGATCAGGCGATGTGACGATCATAACACGCGATCTTGATCAAGCGTGTATGGAAGCAGTGGCGGCATTGTTGCGTGGATTGCCCTTACAACCGGAAGAATCAGATCGCGGTGATTTGATGGATGCAAAAAgtgctttgtttttgaaatattttacactgTTCATGAACTTGCTGAACGATTGCGTGGATGGATCGGAAGCGGATAAAGATACGAACAATCCACCCTTGTTACCTCCCAGACCAAGGGTGGCTGCCGGTAAACTCACCGCTCTACGGAACGCAACCATCCAGGCAATGTCGAATCTGTTAAGTGCAAACATAGATTCGGGCCTGATGCATTCGATTGATCTTGGCTACAATCCTGATCTACAGACTCGTGCAGCATTTATGGAAGTTTTGACGCAGATTCTACAGCAAGGAACAGAATTCGATACTCTCGCCGAATCTGTGATGGCCGACAGGTTCGAACAGCTAGTACAGCTTGTAACAATGATAAGCGACAAAGGCGAATTACCAATTGCTATGGCTCTTGCCTCCGTAGTTACCACCTCGCAAATGGACGAGTTAGCGCGTGTGCTGGTAACACTGTTCGATGCAAAGCACCTTCTATCGCCACTATTGTGGAACATGTTCTATCGAGAAGTGGAAGTGTCGGATTGCATGCAGACCCTGTTCCGTGGCAATTCCCTCGGAAGCAAGATTATGGCATTTTGTTTCAAGATTTATGGGGCGAGCTATTTACAAGGGCTGCTAGAGCCACTCATTCGGCCATTGCTGGAAGAACCGACGAGCAGCTTCGAGGTGGATCCGGCCCGTATCGAACCCAGCGAAGATATCGAAGTAAATCGTAAAAATTTGATTGCACTCACACAGAAGGTATTTGATGCGATTGTTAATTCAGCTGATCGGTTTCCGCCGCAACTTCGTTCGATGTGTCACTGTTTGTATCAGGTGCTTAGCAAACGTTTCCCGAACCTTCTGCAGAACAATATCGGTGCCGTGGGAACGGTGATTTTCTTACGGTTCATCAATCCAGCGATAGTGTCACCCCAGGAGCTAGGGATCGTTGGAAAACAGGTACCGACGCAGATCAAGCGAGGGCTAATGTTGATgtcgaaaattttacaaaacattgcCAATCATGTTGAATTTTCTAAAGAGCAACATATGCTATGTTTTAACGATTTCCTACGCGCACACTTTGAAGCAGGCAGGCGTTTCTTTATTCAAATTGCATCGGATTGCGAAACGGTTGATCAAACATCGCACAGCATGAGCTTCATATCGGATGCAAATGTACTGGCACTGCATCGTTTGCTCTGGTCACACCAGGAGCGCATTGGTGACTATCTGTCGAGCAGTCGAGATCACAAGGCAGTCGGAAGACGACCATTCGACAAGATGGCTACACTGCTCGCTTATTTGGGTCCTCCGGAACACAAGCCAGTTGATTCACATTTGCTCTTCTCATCTTACGCCCGTTGGAGTTCGATAGATATGTCGTCGACAAACTTCGAAGAGATCATGGTGAAGCACCAGATGCACGAGAAGGAAGAGTTCAAGACCCTGAAATCGATGAACATCTTCTACCAAGCAGGAACGAGCAAAGCCGGTAATCCAGTGTTCTACTACATAGCCCGTCGTTACAAGATTGGTGAAACGAACGGAGATTTGCTAATCTACCACGTAATTCTTACACTGAAACCCTTCTGTCACTCACCGTTTGAAGTGGTGATCGATTTCACGCACACATGTTCGGACAATCGCTTTCGTACGGAATTTTTACAAAAGTGGTTTTACGTCTTGCCCGAAGTGGCGTATGAGAACCTTTACGCTGCGTACATCTACAACTGCAACTCTTGGGTACGGGAATACACAAAGTTTCATGATCGTATACTGGCCCCGCTGAAGGGTTGTCGGAAGCTGATCTTTCTCGATTCTCCGGCAAAACTGAACGATGTGATTGATCCTGAACAACAAAAGCTCCCCGGAGCAACACTTTCTCTCGATGAAGATCTGAAGGTGTTTAACAATGCGCTCAAGTTGAGCCACAAAGATACAAAAGTAGCGATAAAGGTGGGTCCAACGGCACTACAGATTACATCCGCTGAGAAGACAAAGGTACTAGCTCACTCGGTGCTTCTAAACGACGTATACTACGCCTCGGAAATTGAGGAGGTGTGTCTGGTAGACGACAACCAGTTTACGCTTTCAATTGCAAATGAAAGTTCGCAGCTAAGCTTTATCCATAATGATTGCGATAATATCGTACAGGCGATTATACACATTCGCAACCGCTGGGAGCTCAGTCAGCCCGACTCGGTTACAGTACATCAAAAGATCCGCCCGAAGGATGTGCCAGGAACGCTGCTGAATATGGCACTGCTAAATCTAGGTTCGTCCGATCCAAATCTACGAACAGCCGCATACAATCAGCTTTGCGCACTAACGGCCACCTTCGACTTGAAGATTGAGGGGCAGCTACTCGAAACGCAGGGGCTCTGTATCCCGTCGAACAATACCATCTTTATTAAATCGGTTAGTGAAACCTTAGCTACCAATGAGCCACATCTGACGCTCGAATTCCTTGAAGAGTGCATCCAGGGCTTCCAGCGTAGTACAATTGAGCTGAAGCATTTGTGTCTAGAGTACATGACGCCCTGGCTGGCTAATTTGGTACGTTTCTGCAAACCATCGGACGAAGGCAAACGTCAAAAGCAAGTGGCACTAATTCTCGAGAAGCTGATCAATCTCACGATCGAGCAGAAGGAAATGTATCCCTCGATACAGGCGAAAATCTGGGGCTCGATTGGCCAAATACCGGAGCTGATCGATATGGTGCTGGATAACTTCATTCACAAATCCGTAAGCTCTGGTCTCGGATCGCCACAGGTGGAAATAATGGCGGATACTGCTGTTGCACTTGCTTCCGCAAACGTGCAGCTGGTGGCAAAGAAGGTCATTGGTCGACTATGCCGTGTGATGGACAAAACGTGCCACTCGCCGACACAGTACCTCGAGCAACACATGATGTGGGACGACATTGCTATTCTTGCGCGCTACTTGCTAATGTTATCCTTTAACAACTGTCTCGATGTGGCGCGCCATCTCCCGTACCTGTTCCACACGGTTACGTTTCTCGTGTGCACCGGTTCACTATCGATGCGTGCCTCGACACATGGGCTCGTGATCAACATCATCCACTCGCTATGTACCTGCACTAAACCGTCCTTCTCGGAGGAAACTCAGCGAGTGTTGCGCCTGTCGTTGGATGAGTTCTCCTTGCCAAAGTTCTACCTATTATTCGGCATCAGTAAGGTAAAATCGGCCGCCGTAACCGCTTTCCGCTCATCCTGTCGTCACCCCAACGATCGATGGCTGGGCAACGAACGTGTATCCCAGGCACCGCCAGCTGATCGCGAACGTCTCGCGCTCCCATCGCTCGAAGTAATCACAGAAGCGTTGTTAGAAATTATGGAAGCCTGTATGCGTGATATTCCCGACTGCGATTGGCTGCAAACGTGGACATCCCTAGCAAAAAGCTTCGCTTTCTGCTTCAATCCCGCACTGCAGCCTCGGGCACTAATTGTTTTTGGATGCATTTCTAAGAGTGTCACAGATCAGGATGTGAAACAACTGCTACGTATTCTTGTGAAAGCGCTCGAATCGTTTAATGACATAATTTTGCTCGAGGCACTAGTTATGTGCCTCACGCGACTTCAACCACTTCTCCGTCCGGAATCTCCCATTCATCGGGCACTGTTTTGGGTTGCAGTAAGTGTGTTGCAACTCGACGAATCGACATTATATGCTGCCGGGTTGGCACTACTCGAGCAGAATCTACACACGCTCAACTCGCAGCAGCTGTTCGACAACCAGAACATAGCCGATGTGATGATGGCCACACGCGAACCATTGGAATGGCATTTCAAGCAGCTTGACCATGCCGTCGGATTGTCGTTCAAGTCCAATTTTCACTTTGCGCTCGTTGGACACCTATTGAAAGGTTTCCGTCATCCGACACCAACTACCGTTTCGAGGACATCGCGTGTGCTGACGATGTTGCTAGGAATCGTAGCCAAACCACATCGGCGGGACAAGTTTGAAGTAACACCGGACAGTGTCGCTTATTTAACCG CACTCGTTTGTTTCTCCGAAGAAGTACGTTCAAGGTGCCACGTGAAACACACCGTTCCTCGGTGGCCTGTGGAATCGGGTGGTTCTGGTGATTCGGGCAGTGGCAGCAGTAGCGACCCATCGGCACCAAACTCTGCCGGTGGTGGACCACTATCTGGTGGCTCGAGTGCCGTAACTTCTAGCACATCTGGAGGCAACAGTGTGCGACGTCAAAAATCCTGGGATATGTTGGATCAGTCCGCTATCCAGTATGCACGCCAGTCGCACAAAGTACAACAGCACCAG